In the Actinomycetota bacterium genome, ATATGAGTGAGCCTATTTAAATTGCCGGCTTTAGGTGGCCACTTCTCTTTTGGGGAGATCCCCACGCCGCTCAAGCCCTCAAATAGGTGACCATAGGGCTTAAGGGCGTCGCCCGCGATTAGGATATCACTCGCCTCTTTGGCCCCTTGAACCCGGCTCAGTAGGTCATCGGGGGAGACTGCCTCGTATTCACTCAATCGCTTCAAGTGCCCGCTCGTATTCGCGTAAAGGGCAGTATATATCTCTTTTCGCTTGGCGTCGGTGGCAACCAGAATGAGACCCTGAAAGGGATCTATACCGGCCGCGATGATGTCTAAGCTGGAGACTCCGACGATGCCCAAGCCAAGACCGATGGCAAGACCTTTGGCGACCGAGACCCCGA is a window encoding:
- the tsaB gene encoding tRNA (adenosine(37)-N6)-threonylcarbamoyltransferase complex dimerization subunit type 1 TsaB — protein: MLILGFDTSTDNCTVALSQGDELLLEESLDAPREHMRILLPLIDSMLARCELDILDVEAIAVGLGPGSFTGLRIGVSVAKGLAIGLGLGIVGVSSLDIIAAGIDPFQGLILVATDAKRKEIYTALYANTSGHLKRLSEYEAVSPDDLLSRVQGAKEASDILIAGDALKPYGHLFEGLSGVGISPKEKWPPKAGNLNRLTHIRIREGSVQDPLTISPIYVRIPIAEEAQKRG